From one Microbulbifer sp. A4B17 genomic stretch:
- the efp gene encoding elongation factor P, with amino-acid sequence MASYSTNEFKGGLKVMLDGDPCSIVENEFVKPGKGQAFNRVKLRNLKTGRVWERTFRSGESLEAADVMDREMEYLYNDGEFYHFMEPETFEQHQASSDAVGDASKWLKEQDICTVTLYNGSPLAVTPPNHVILEITDTDPGLRGDTAQGGTKPATLATGAVVKVPLFLEIGETIKVDTRTAEYLGRAKED; translated from the coding sequence ATGGCTAGTTACTCCACTAACGAATTCAAGGGCGGCCTCAAGGTGATGCTGGACGGCGACCCCTGCTCAATCGTGGAAAACGAATTCGTCAAACCTGGTAAGGGCCAGGCGTTCAACCGCGTGAAGCTTCGCAACCTGAAAACCGGTCGTGTATGGGAACGCACCTTCCGCTCCGGTGAAAGCCTGGAAGCGGCGGACGTGATGGATCGCGAAATGGAATACTTGTACAACGATGGCGAGTTTTACCATTTCATGGAGCCCGAGACTTTTGAGCAGCACCAAGCCAGCAGCGATGCTGTGGGCGATGCTTCAAAATGGCTCAAAGAGCAGGATATCTGCACTGTAACTCTGTACAACGGCTCTCCGCTGGCAGTTACTCCGCCCAACCACGTTATCCTGGAGATTACCGATACCGATCCGGGCCTGCGCGGAGACACCGCCCAGGGCGGCACCAAGCCGGCCACTTTGGCTACCGGCGCTGTTGTGAAGGTTCCTCTGTTCCTGGAAATCGGTGAAACCATCAAGGTAGACACCCGCACCGCCGAATACCTGGGCCGTGCCAAGGAAGACTAA
- a CDS encoding aldolase yields the protein MAETLSLAKSELVERASKAMKQHLSTPEWSLREKLALTCRILFNDGHDSGLAGQITARAEKPGTYYTQRLGLGFDEITSSNLLEVNEDLEVLSGEGMANPANRFHSWIYRARPDVNCIVHTHPMHVCALSMLERPLKISHMDACMLYEDIAFLKDWPGVPVGNSEGELISAAIGDKRAILLGHHGLIMACRSVEEACVMAVQCERAAKLQILAESAGTIQDIDPELGREAHDWILQEKRTQATFAYFVRRMQRKGYGGGDDPLS from the coding sequence ATGGCTGAAACACTATCACTGGCAAAGAGCGAACTGGTTGAACGGGCCAGCAAAGCGATGAAACAGCACCTCAGCACACCCGAGTGGTCACTGAGAGAAAAGCTGGCACTGACTTGCCGTATTTTATTTAACGATGGTCACGACTCCGGTCTGGCTGGGCAAATTACTGCCCGTGCAGAAAAGCCCGGAACCTATTACACCCAGCGCCTGGGTCTCGGCTTCGATGAAATTACCTCTTCCAATTTATTGGAGGTCAACGAAGACCTCGAAGTACTGTCCGGAGAGGGGATGGCCAATCCCGCCAACCGCTTTCACTCCTGGATCTACCGGGCGCGCCCCGATGTGAACTGCATTGTGCACACTCACCCCATGCACGTGTGTGCGCTTTCCATGCTGGAACGCCCGCTAAAGATTTCCCATATGGACGCTTGCATGCTGTATGAGGATATTGCCTTCCTTAAAGACTGGCCGGGTGTACCCGTAGGTAACAGTGAGGGTGAGCTGATTTCCGCAGCTATTGGAGACAAACGCGCAATCCTGCTTGGGCACCACGGCCTGATTATGGCCTGTCGCTCTGTAGAGGAAGCCTGTGTAATGGCGGTTCAGTGCGAGCGCGCTGCCAAGCTGCAAATACTGGCTGAATCCGCCGGCACCATCCAGGATATTGATCCCGAACTGGGCCGCGAAGCCCACGACTGGATTCTCCAGGAAAAACGCACACAAGCGACTTTTGCCTACTTTGTGCGCCGCATGCAGAGAAAAGGTTATGGCGGCGGGGACGACCCATTAAGTTAA
- a CDS encoding TenA family transcriptional regulator, protein MEMQLELLEANKDLLIEQTRAHPFLKRCREGSITLEELKIFLVQQGIYSGFFVRYLCAMMANLPSNHEVLELAENLMEELGLEPDSPKPHAVIYRETLEHFGLTLENAETLPGTQHLIDTMFKNCRDLRASAGLGALCLGAEALVPDLYTDIVAGFRSCGVADKEMEFFLLHIECDDGHAETIRDIMVDIGSKDPSQLDIMLEAGRHLVEARLQFFDSIETAYRASKREQPQAVPA, encoded by the coding sequence ATGGAAATGCAGCTTGAATTGCTTGAAGCAAACAAAGACCTACTTATAGAGCAAACTCGCGCACATCCTTTTCTAAAACGCTGTCGTGAAGGATCTATCACTCTAGAAGAACTGAAAATATTTTTGGTCCAGCAGGGTATCTATAGTGGTTTTTTCGTTAGATATTTATGCGCCATGATGGCCAACCTACCAAGCAATCATGAAGTTCTGGAGCTTGCTGAAAATCTAATGGAGGAATTGGGCCTGGAGCCAGACAGTCCCAAACCTCATGCGGTAATTTACCGCGAGACCCTTGAGCACTTTGGGTTGACCCTGGAAAACGCAGAAACTTTACCGGGCACCCAACACTTGATCGATACCATGTTCAAAAACTGTCGCGACCTCAGGGCCAGCGCTGGATTGGGGGCTTTATGCCTGGGGGCTGAAGCTCTGGTACCCGATCTATACACTGATATCGTGGCCGGGTTCCGCTCCTGTGGCGTTGCCGACAAGGAAATGGAATTTTTCCTTTTGCATATCGAGTGTGACGATGGACATGCGGAAACCATCCGGGACATTATGGTTGATATAGGCTCAAAGGACCCCAGCCAACTCGACATTATGCTCGAGGCCGGACGCCATCTGGTAGAAGCCCGCCTGCAATTTTTCGATTCGATTGAAACGGCCTATCGCGCTTCCAAGCGAGAACAGCCACAAGCAGTACCCGCTTAA